The Pirellulales bacterium genome has a segment encoding these proteins:
- a CDS encoding tetratricopeptide repeat protein, with protein sequence MATILEALSIALQHHLAGRRAEAEQLYRQVLDADPDQPDALHLLGVLSHESGQHERAVEYISRAIGLRATAAPFYINLGNALQSLGHGDEAAASYQRALALQPDLVEAHSNLGNLYKAQGKVDDAVACYRRALQLRPEFAEAHNNLGNAFKIQAKLDDAVACYRRALAIKPAYAEAHNNLGVTLYTQGKLAEAEACYRQALALQPDYVDALYNLADCLKSQGRQQEAIACYRRAVAIKPDFAEAHSNLGNTLREQGQLPEAVDCFHRALQIKPDFAEAHNNLGNVLRDQDRLQEAAACYRRVLELRPEFTEAKVNLGGMHEQLGELSAAEQAFRAARELQPTSPLPHARLATLLRGRLPDADRTDLENLLAGLQLSDDSRAELSFALAHVYDAQNKYERAADLAQQANALRRNSRPDHAAYRPADHAQFVDHIMRTFDRPFFARMAGAGLDTGRPVFIVGLPRSGTTLLEQVLASHSQIHGAGELRLAQETLDAVPSLLCRQELPLDCVEHLNAPGLRLLAGHYLERLGALDGGRAKRVVDKMPENYLHLGLIATMFPNSVIIHCRRELRDVAVSCWMTDFVDVRWANDFGDIASRFRQYLRIMEHWRATLPVTIHEVDYEDAVADLEPVARRLLTACGVDWEPACLAFHRTQRPIRTASSTQVREPIYTRSVARWRHYERELAALFAALPHA encoded by the coding sequence ATGGCCACAATCTTGGAAGCGCTCTCGATAGCGCTCCAACATCACCTGGCCGGGCGTCGAGCCGAGGCCGAGCAGCTTTATCGGCAGGTTCTCGACGCCGACCCGGATCAGCCCGACGCGTTGCACCTGCTGGGAGTGCTATCGCACGAATCGGGCCAACACGAGCGGGCCGTCGAATATATTTCGCGCGCCATTGGCCTCCGTGCCACCGCGGCCCCTTTCTACATCAATCTCGGTAATGCCCTGCAATCGCTCGGCCATGGGGACGAAGCGGCCGCCAGCTACCAGCGCGCGCTTGCGCTTCAGCCCGACTTGGTCGAGGCGCATAGCAACCTGGGAAACCTCTATAAGGCGCAGGGAAAGGTGGACGACGCAGTGGCTTGCTACCGTCGGGCCTTGCAACTGCGGCCTGAATTCGCAGAGGCGCATAACAACCTGGGCAACGCATTCAAAATCCAAGCCAAGCTCGACGATGCGGTAGCTTGTTACCGCCGCGCGCTGGCAATCAAACCAGCCTATGCCGAGGCGCACAACAATCTCGGTGTCACCCTGTACACTCAAGGCAAGCTGGCCGAGGCCGAGGCTTGCTATCGCCAGGCGCTCGCCCTTCAACCTGACTACGTCGACGCACTTTACAACCTGGCGGATTGCCTCAAATCACAAGGGCGCCAGCAGGAAGCGATCGCCTGCTACCGCCGGGCCGTCGCAATCAAACCGGACTTTGCCGAGGCACACAGCAACTTGGGCAACACCTTGCGCGAACAGGGACAGTTGCCGGAAGCAGTCGATTGCTTTCATCGCGCCTTGCAGATCAAGCCGGACTTCGCCGAGGCGCATAACAACTTGGGAAATGTCTTGCGGGACCAAGACCGGCTCCAGGAAGCGGCGGCCTGCTACCGGCGCGTCTTGGAACTGCGCCCCGAATTCACCGAAGCAAAAGTGAATCTCGGCGGCATGCACGAGCAACTGGGCGAGCTGTCTGCGGCGGAACAGGCATTCCGCGCCGCCCGTGAATTGCAACCCACCTCCCCGCTGCCCCACGCCCGCCTGGCAACTTTGCTGCGTGGCCGCTTGCCGGACGCGGATCGCACGGATCTAGAGAATCTATTGGCTGGTTTGCAGCTCTCTGATGATTCGCGCGCTGAATTGTCGTTTGCCTTGGCACATGTCTACGATGCTCAGAACAAGTACGAACGCGCTGCGGATTTGGCGCAACAGGCCAATGCTCTGCGACGGAATTCACGTCCTGATCACGCCGCCTATCGCCCGGCCGACCATGCGCAATTCGTCGACCATATCATGCGGACCTTCGATCGACCGTTCTTCGCTCGCATGGCCGGCGCGGGGCTCGATACTGGCCGGCCCGTGTTCATCGTTGGGCTGCCACGCTCGGGCACAACCTTGCTAGAACAAGTATTGGCCAGCCATTCACAGATTCACGGCGCCGGAGAACTGCGTTTGGCGCAAGAGACGCTCGACGCGGTGCCTTCGCTTCTCTGTCGCCAGGAGCTGCCGCTGGACTGTGTCGAACATCTCAATGCGCCGGGCTTGCGGCTGCTAGCAGGGCATTACTTAGAGCGACTCGGCGCACTCGACGGCGGTCGTGCTAAACGCGTGGTCGACAAAATGCCCGAGAATTACCTGCACCTGGGGCTCATCGCGACGATGTTCCCCAACAGCGTGATCATCCATTGCCGCCGCGAGCTGCGCGACGTGGCGGTCTCGTGCTGGATGACCGATTTTGTCGACGTCCGTTGGGCCAACGATTTCGGGGACATCGCCTCGCGCTTTAGGCAATATCTCCGCATCATGGAACATTGGCGTGCCACGTTACCCGTGACGATTCATGAAGTCGACTACGAAGACGCGGTCGCTGATCTCGAGCCCGTGGCGCGCCGGTTGTTGACTGCCTGCGGCGTTGATTGGGAACCGGCTTGTCTGGCGTTTCATCGCACGCAACGACCGATCCGCACTGCCAGTAGCACCCAGGTCCGCGAGCCGATCTACACGCGCTCGGTAGCGCGTTGGAGACATTATGAGCGCGAGCTGGCCGCGTTGTTCGCGGCTCTGCCGCACGCGTGA
- a CDS encoding sulfatase, which yields MSDFRLLSCLLLSLVLTPPPCSADDTHPQRPNILFMIADDWGWQHAGASGCTWVKTPTFDRMAREGVLFRNCFTNNPKCSPCRASILTGRSTWQLEEASCHFGLFPSKFAVYPSLLEEAGYHVGCTGKGWGPGDWKHGGFAHNPAGHEYNRRQLTPPLKNVSNRDLAKNFADFLAERKAGQPFCFWLGTTEPHRAYDRDAGLRAGRQPSDAVVPAYLPDDDIVRRDLLDYALEVEWGDEQFGRAIAVLEAAGELDNTLIVITSDHGMPFPRVKGQIYEDGFHLPLAIRWGKRVPAGRVIDDFINVRDFAPTFLAAAGLPPSSQMSGRSFLETLTSDKSGLVDPQRTVMLIGKERHDLGRPHDEGYPVRAIRTPEYLFVHNFEPDRWPACNPETGLGNCDDGPTKTLLVETRGRYYDLAFGKRPAEELYRVADDPACLHNLATDPKHQDALRALRSRLETMLRAEEDPRTLGQGAIFDAYKYLGDRKNKGYDEWLATQPAKQ from the coding sequence ATGTCGGACTTTCGCCTGTTATCATGCCTGCTTTTGTCGTTGGTCCTAACGCCGCCCCCTTGCAGCGCGGACGACACTCATCCGCAGCGCCCCAATATTCTCTTTATGATCGCCGATGATTGGGGCTGGCAGCATGCCGGTGCGTCTGGCTGCACATGGGTCAAAACGCCTACGTTCGACCGGATGGCACGCGAGGGCGTGCTATTCAGAAACTGCTTCACGAACAATCCAAAGTGCAGTCCCTGTCGCGCAAGTATCCTGACAGGCCGTAGTACCTGGCAGTTGGAAGAAGCGAGTTGCCATTTTGGGCTGTTCCCTTCCAAATTCGCGGTTTATCCCTCGCTGCTCGAAGAGGCCGGTTATCACGTGGGCTGCACCGGCAAAGGCTGGGGGCCCGGTGATTGGAAGCACGGCGGCTTCGCACACAACCCGGCCGGCCACGAATACAACCGCCGCCAGCTTACGCCCCCGCTAAAAAATGTTTCGAACCGCGACCTGGCCAAAAATTTTGCTGATTTTCTGGCCGAACGGAAAGCAGGGCAACCGTTCTGCTTCTGGCTCGGGACCACTGAGCCCCATCGCGCCTACGATCGTGATGCGGGCCTGCGCGCTGGACGACAACCGAGCGATGCCGTCGTCCCGGCGTATTTGCCTGACGACGATATCGTGCGACGCGATCTGCTGGATTACGCGCTAGAAGTCGAATGGGGCGACGAGCAGTTCGGACGCGCGATCGCGGTGCTCGAGGCGGCGGGCGAATTAGATAACACGCTGATTGTGATCACGTCGGATCACGGCATGCCCTTCCCGCGCGTCAAAGGACAAATCTACGAAGATGGGTTTCACCTGCCGCTGGCCATTCGCTGGGGCAAACGTGTGCCGGCCGGCCGCGTGATCGACGACTTTATCAATGTGCGCGATTTCGCTCCCACCTTCCTGGCAGCAGCCGGATTGCCGCCATCGTCGCAGATGAGCGGCCGTAGTTTTTTGGAGACTCTCACTTCAGATAAATCCGGCCTGGTCGATCCACAGCGGACCGTGATGCTGATCGGCAAGGAGCGGCACGATCTGGGCCGACCTCATGACGAGGGCTATCCGGTCCGCGCCATTCGCACACCCGAATATTTGTTTGTCCACAATTTCGAGCCCGACCGTTGGCCCGCCTGTAATCCCGAGACGGGGCTTGGCAACTGCGACGACGGACCGACCAAGACGCTCTTGGTCGAAACGCGTGGACGCTACTACGACCTGGCATTCGGCAAACGTCCGGCCGAGGAGTTGTATCGCGTCGCCGACGATCCGGCATGCCTGCACAACCTTGCCACGGATCCAAAGCATCAAGACGCGTTGCGCGCGCTGCGAAGCCGGCTGGAAACGATGCTCCGCGCCGAAGAGGATCCTCGCACGCTGGGGCAGGGAGCGATCTTCGACGCCTACAAGTACCTTGGCGATCGCAAGAACAAAGGTTATGACGAGTGGCTCGCGACGCAGCCCGCTAAGCAATGA
- a CDS encoding serine hydrolase, with amino-acid sequence MALLICSAQLSCLSVEVSGAETVFPAEHWQTKAPAELGLSAALLDEVATALGSRGCVIKDGYVVKTWGSQSEKSDVFSSAKPVLSTLLFFAIQEGKVRSVDQPIADFGWDLLPKDRTMKFRHLASMTSGYARPEEPGQAWAYNDYAIQLYQKTLFDKVFQGVPEEVFHDPQRFGALGLEDRFSFRKSNRRMIASVRDFARIAWLWLNHGRWGDKQLLPAAYFDEYMHPSVPKDLPVSVDAATNDYLGIGSYGGESKHGSNFGAGIYGFNWWFNDTGRDHMDRRTWPDAPPDAFMSLGHRGNCSLIIPSLKLVVVAAEADWGQIEPGKSDCVMNERLKLIVAAATPAATPDQ; translated from the coding sequence ATGGCGTTACTCATCTGCTCCGCCCAACTTTCTTGCCTGAGTGTGGAGGTCAGCGGCGCGGAAACCGTTTTCCCCGCAGAACATTGGCAGACAAAGGCACCGGCCGAGTTGGGGCTCTCTGCTGCTCTCCTCGATGAAGTGGCCACGGCACTTGGCAGTCGCGGCTGCGTCATCAAAGATGGTTACGTCGTCAAGACCTGGGGTTCGCAATCGGAGAAGTCCGACGTTTTCTCGTCGGCCAAGCCGGTGCTCAGCACGCTGCTGTTTTTCGCCATCCAGGAGGGCAAGGTCCGCAGCGTCGATCAGCCGATTGCCGACTTCGGCTGGGACCTGCTCCCCAAAGATCGCACGATGAAGTTCCGGCACCTGGCCAGCATGACCAGCGGCTATGCTCGCCCCGAAGAGCCCGGCCAGGCGTGGGCCTATAACGACTACGCCATTCAGCTTTATCAGAAGACGTTGTTCGACAAGGTATTCCAAGGCGTGCCGGAAGAGGTCTTTCATGATCCACAACGGTTTGGCGCTCTCGGGCTGGAGGATCGGTTTTCGTTCCGCAAATCCAACCGCCGGATGATTGCCTCGGTCCGCGATTTTGCCCGCATCGCATGGTTGTGGCTAAACCACGGGCGCTGGGGGGACAAACAGCTTTTGCCGGCCGCATACTTTGACGAGTACATGCACCCCAGCGTGCCGAAGGATCTGCCAGTGTCTGTCGATGCAGCGACGAATGATTATCTGGGCATCGGCAGCTACGGCGGCGAGTCGAAGCACGGCAGCAATTTCGGCGCCGGCATTTATGGATTCAATTGGTGGTTCAACGACACCGGTCGCGACCATATGGACCGTCGCACCTGGCCCGACGCCCCGCCAGACGCTTTCATGTCACTTGGGCATCGCGGCAACTGTTCGCTGATCATCCCCAGCCTGAAGCTGGTCGTCGTGGCGGCCGAGGCGGATTGGGGGCAAATCGAACCGGGCAAGTCCGACTGCGTGATGAACGAGCGGCTGAAACTGATCGTGGCTGCCGCAACCCCCGCCGCGACGCCCGACCAATGA
- the pyk gene encoding pyruvate kinase, giving the protein MSTANAGQADAKAKTKIVATIGPACEGPERLTELVLAGVDVFRLNTAHGDVAEHTARVADIRRVSRELERPIAILVDLGGPKIRLGDLPGDLLDCPLGAEFRFVRGQRGNEPNELVTTYAPLVDELQPNNRVMLADGTVVMRVIAREPNAAVCRVVQPGIVRSRQGVNLPGVKLSTPALTDADRTFAAWAAEVDADFVGLSFVRDAADVHELKSLLKSKGSHGQVIAKIEKPEALEQLTAIVQAADGLMIARGDLGVEIDVARVPVVQKQIIALANAYQKPVITATQMLDSMQHSSRPTRAEASDVANAIFDGTDACMLSGETAIGKHPREAVEMMNRIALVTEEASVTVEHRIATPTKNAEGLHQITAAVVAGAGLMAQQIHARLIVCVSQTGATALALSKQRNYVPTVGVSPVDATLRKMCMYWGVNPLPGTHASSRPDLIAQIALWGRSEGLLAHGDRIILVTGTQTNITGHNHVMVYEMT; this is encoded by the coding sequence ATGTCTACCGCCAATGCCGGGCAGGCCGATGCGAAAGCCAAAACGAAAATCGTCGCCACGATCGGTCCCGCCTGTGAAGGCCCCGAGCGACTCACGGAACTCGTGCTGGCCGGCGTCGACGTGTTTCGCCTGAATACGGCGCACGGCGACGTGGCCGAGCACACGGCTCGCGTGGCAGACATCAGGCGCGTGAGCCGGGAACTCGAACGGCCGATCGCAATTCTTGTCGATTTAGGCGGACCCAAGATCCGCTTGGGCGATCTGCCCGGCGACCTGCTCGATTGCCCACTGGGTGCTGAGTTCCGCTTTGTGCGTGGCCAGCGCGGCAATGAACCGAACGAGCTCGTGACTACTTACGCGCCATTGGTCGACGAGCTGCAACCCAATAATCGCGTGATGCTGGCCGACGGCACCGTGGTCATGCGCGTGATCGCGCGCGAGCCGAACGCTGCCGTCTGTCGCGTGGTGCAGCCTGGCATTGTGCGCAGCCGGCAGGGGGTGAATCTGCCCGGCGTGAAGCTCAGCACGCCGGCGCTGACCGATGCCGATCGTACTTTTGCCGCCTGGGCCGCCGAAGTCGACGCGGACTTTGTTGGCCTCAGCTTCGTGCGCGACGCGGCCGACGTACACGAGCTGAAGAGCCTGCTGAAATCCAAGGGATCGCACGGCCAGGTGATCGCCAAGATCGAAAAGCCCGAGGCGCTGGAGCAACTGACAGCCATCGTGCAGGCGGCCGACGGCCTGATGATTGCCCGCGGCGACTTGGGGGTGGAGATCGACGTGGCCCGGGTGCCGGTCGTGCAAAAACAGATCATCGCGCTCGCGAATGCCTATCAAAAGCCGGTGATAACCGCGACCCAGATGCTGGACAGCATGCAGCATTCGTCGCGTCCGACGCGGGCGGAAGCTAGCGACGTGGCCAACGCTATTTTCGATGGCACCGATGCCTGCATGCTGTCCGGCGAAACGGCGATCGGCAAGCATCCGCGCGAAGCGGTGGAAATGATGAATCGTATCGCCTTGGTGACTGAGGAAGCCTCGGTCACGGTCGAGCATCGCATCGCTACGCCGACCAAGAATGCCGAGGGCCTGCACCAGATCACGGCCGCGGTAGTGGCCGGAGCCGGCTTAATGGCGCAGCAGATACACGCCCGGTTGATCGTGTGCGTGAGCCAAACGGGAGCGACGGCGCTAGCGCTCTCGAAGCAACGCAACTATGTGCCGACGGTCGGTGTGAGTCCAGTCGACGCCACGCTGCGCAAGATGTGCATGTACTGGGGTGTGAACCCGCTGCCCGGTACGCACGCTTCCTCGCGGCCGGATCTAATTGCGCAAATCGCGCTGTGGGGACGCAGCGAAGGTTTGCTGGCCCACGGCGACCGCATCATTCTCGTGACCGGAACTCAGACCAATATTACCGGTCACAACCACGTCATGGTTTATGAAATGACGTAG
- a CDS encoding DUF5060 domain-containing protein, with product MRASRALVAREKFAQSARPHRKEEKPVLVARFILASLLLTAGAASAQVVVEGEPIVWYPITLTMPGPQAAETNTSPNPFLDFRLQATFVGPSGERLSVPGFFDGDGQGGPQGNVWRVRFTPAAAGRWQYTASFRQGAGVAIQLEPEAGAAWTSPPLTGTIDVAPRDPQAPGFLKWGALRYVGKHYLKFQDGPYWLRGGTDEPEDFLGYVGFNNTPPSHRYAAHVEDWRPGDPDWADGKGRAIIGALNYLAGRHVNSIYFLPMNIGGDGKNTWPFTSPQAPRGNASNNNLHYDVGKLRQWEIVFGHAQRLGIFLHFVFNEAEEANKKELDDGELGPERKLFYREMIARFGHHVALQWNLCEEYNLQFDFGADRVRAFADYVCALDPYDHPVTVHSAGDPVEKLRFTFGDPRFSMTSIQLNQRPIHEVTEAVRRATEAAGRPLPVSLDEFTLDRGQRASHIPVDDAEGHRREKIWPTYFSGGMIEFILDDLLKTDNFKTPERDKLWQYLWYARRFMEEQLPFWEMEPADELSQDAGTIPLGVGRGKSIPLGPQVFAKQGEIYAVYLPTASPTGTLDLATLSGAAEQRWYNPRTGQFAGDAVAITGGAKQPLGPPPADPESDWVVLIRRKDHKAP from the coding sequence ATGAGAGCATCACGCGCCTTGGTCGCTCGTGAGAAGTTCGCGCAATCCGCCCGGCCGCATCGCAAAGAGGAGAAACCTGTGCTGGTGGCAAGATTCATACTCGCATCGTTATTGTTAACGGCCGGTGCCGCCTCGGCACAGGTCGTCGTCGAGGGAGAGCCGATCGTTTGGTATCCGATCACACTGACCATGCCAGGTCCGCAGGCCGCCGAGACCAATACATCACCCAATCCTTTTCTCGACTTCCGTTTGCAGGCGACATTCGTTGGGCCATCGGGCGAGCGGCTGAGCGTGCCCGGTTTTTTTGATGGCGACGGACAAGGAGGGCCGCAAGGAAACGTATGGCGCGTGCGGTTCACTCCCGCGGCGGCGGGCCGCTGGCAATACACGGCCAGCTTCCGGCAGGGCGCGGGCGTTGCCATTCAACTCGAGCCCGAGGCAGGCGCAGCATGGACCTCGCCCCCGCTGACCGGTACCATCGACGTCGCGCCGCGCGATCCGCAGGCGCCAGGATTCTTAAAATGGGGCGCGCTGCGTTATGTCGGCAAGCACTATCTGAAATTTCAGGACGGCCCCTACTGGCTGCGCGGGGGCACCGACGAGCCCGAGGATTTCCTGGGCTATGTCGGCTTTAACAATACCCCGCCGTCGCACCGCTATGCCGCTCACGTAGAAGATTGGCGCCCCGGAGATCCGGATTGGGCGGACGGCAAAGGGCGCGCAATCATCGGCGCGCTCAACTATTTGGCCGGCCGCCATGTGAACAGCATCTACTTTCTACCGATGAACATCGGCGGCGACGGTAAAAACACCTGGCCTTTTACCAGCCCCCAGGCTCCGCGTGGTAACGCGAGCAATAACAACTTGCATTACGACGTGGGAAAACTGCGCCAATGGGAGATCGTTTTTGGCCATGCCCAGCGCCTGGGTATCTTTCTGCATTTCGTATTCAACGAGGCCGAAGAAGCCAATAAGAAGGAGCTCGACGATGGCGAACTCGGGCCCGAACGCAAGCTGTTTTACCGGGAGATGATCGCCCGCTTCGGCCATCATGTGGCTTTGCAATGGAATCTGTGCGAGGAATACAATCTGCAATTCGATTTTGGGGCCGACCGCGTGCGCGCCTTCGCTGACTATGTTTGCGCCCTCGATCCTTACGACCATCCGGTCACGGTGCACAGCGCGGGGGATCCGGTCGAGAAATTGCGTTTCACCTTTGGCGACCCGCGCTTCTCGATGACGTCGATCCAGTTGAACCAGCGTCCCATCCACGAGGTGACCGAGGCCGTTCGTCGCGCGACAGAGGCGGCCGGCCGGCCGCTGCCCGTCAGCCTGGACGAATTCACGTTGGATCGTGGCCAGCGGGCCTCGCATATTCCTGTCGACGACGCCGAGGGGCACCGCCGCGAGAAGATCTGGCCCACCTATTTCTCGGGCGGCATGATCGAGTTCATCCTTGACGACTTGTTAAAGACCGACAACTTCAAAACGCCCGAGCGCGACAAGCTGTGGCAATACCTGTGGTATGCGCGGCGTTTCATGGAGGAGCAACTTCCGTTTTGGGAAATGGAGCCTGCCGACGAATTGTCGCAAGACGCCGGCACGATTCCGCTCGGCGTCGGACGCGGCAAGTCGATTCCGCTGGGTCCGCAAGTCTTTGCCAAACAGGGCGAGATCTACGCCGTGTATCTGCCGACCGCATCCCCCACAGGCACGTTGGACCTGGCCACTCTCTCTGGCGCGGCCGAGCAACGCTGGTACAACCCGCGCACGGGCCAGTTCGCAGGAGACGCCGTCGCAATAACTGGCGGGGCGAAGCAACCGCTTGGTCCACCACCGGCTGATCCAGAATCAGACTGGGTCGTGCTCATCCGCCGCAAGGATCACAAGGCGCCATGA